GGCCTTTAGTTGCCCTGCCAAAGGATATTGCCAAGTACAAGGGACGCTATGATAAAGGATGGGAAAGTATCCGTCGTGAGCGTTTTGAGCGTCAGAAACAATTGGGTATTGTTGAAAATGGGAGTACGCTCTCTGTTGCTGATGGGGATATTTATGATTGGGAGCGTTTATCTTTTGATCAAAGACAGCTATGGGCCAAGAAAATGGAGGTATTCGCTGCGATGGTCGACCGTTTGGATCAAACTGTAGGCAAACTATTGCAAAAACTGAAAGACAACGGACAATTGGACAATACCTTAATAGTGTTTCTGTCTGATAATGGAGCACCTGCAGAGGATCTTGTTCGTTGGTTTCATGGTGCTCGATTAAATAGCGGTCCGGTTGGTACCGTGGGTTCATTCGAATCACAAAGTAAAAACTGGTCCTATGCATCAAATACACCATTCAAGGCCTTTAAAGATTATACCTATGAAGGTGGTATCAATGCGCCGTTTATAGCTTGGTTTCCGGGCAAGATCGCACAGGGTATTAAAAAGGGTACTGGACATATCATAGATTTGGCGCCGACCTTCTATGAATTGGCTGGAGCTGCGTATCCAAAAGAATATCAAGGACATCAGGCGAATAAGCTTCCAGGGAAAAGCCTAGTTCCCGTACTGTTACAGCAGGAGGATACGGTCAAACGGGAAGAAGGTCTGTTTTGGGAACGGGCAGGAAATCGTGCCGTACGGATCGGAAAGTGGAAATTGGTATCAACCTGGCCCTCCTATAAATGGGAATTATACGATCTGGAACAAGACCCTACAGAACGAAAAGATATAGCGAGCCAAAATCACGAAGTTGTATCACGTTTATCAACAGCTTATTTTCGCTGGGCAAGGGATAATGGGGTGGTGGATTTCGCCGAATTGGAGAGCAAGGAGCCTGTCAGTATGAAGGAGTTTAGAGCGAGTAAAACCCAAG
The window above is part of the Sphingobacterium sp. ML3W genome. Proteins encoded here:
- a CDS encoding arylsulfatase — encoded protein: MKKITLYIALILGWASTVLAQSKKPNIILILADDLGYSDLGAYGSEIETPNLDRLANEGIRLKQFYNNSICAPTRASLITGQYQHKAGVGYFSNDLGLPAYQGYINAESLTIAEVLRSNGYITATSGKWHVSGKGKSLPWDRGFDLVFPREEKNADSGAPTFNKTTDSAGYPLESSFSTELINRAAEGFLDQIKGQDKPFFLYLAHTAPHWPLVALPKDIAKYKGRYDKGWESIRRERFERQKQLGIVENGSTLSVADGDIYDWERLSFDQRQLWAKKMEVFAAMVDRLDQTVGKLLQKLKDNGQLDNTLIVFLSDNGAPAEDLVRWFHGARLNSGPVGTVGSFESQSKNWSYASNTPFKAFKDYTYEGGINAPFIAWFPGKIAQGIKKGTGHIIDLAPTFYELAGAAYPKEYQGHQANKLPGKSLVPVLLQQEDTVKREEGLFWERAGNRAVRIGKWKLVSTWPSYKWELYDLEQDPTERKDIASQNHEVVSRLSTAYFRWARDNGVVDFAELESKEPVSMKEFRASKTQEIATPAFRF